A region of the bacterium genome:
ATGGCTTTTTCCCTGGCGTTCATGGTGCTGGGCTTGATGCTGGGCTATACGCTTTTTCGCGTCGAACATGTGCCGGGCAAAACATTGAACGCGGTGCTGTTCACTGCCCTGTCCAGCGGGTGGAACGAGAACCTTGCCTATGGGTTCATTCTGATCACTCTTACTTCCGAGGCCATTTTATTGTTTGTCGCCTCGCAGACCGGTTTTCTCGGCGGACCGCGGGTTCTTTCGAATATGGCGCTGGACCGTTGGTTCCCCACCCGTTTCGCCACGCTCAGCGACCGGCTGGTGACGCAGAACGGCATTCTGCTCATGGGCGGCGCGTCGTTGATTTTAATGTTTCTCAGCAAAGGCTCGGTGCGTTTGCTGGTGGTGCTTTACTCGATCAATGTGTTCATCACCTTTCTGCTCTCCCAGGTGGGTCTGGTGCGTCATTGGTGGCAGAATCGGCATGCGCACGAAGGCTGGCTGATGAAGCTGGTCATCAGCGGCATCGGCATGGGGCTCACCGGTTTCATTCTGCTTTCAGTGGCCACGCTGAAATTTACCGAAGGCGGCTGGATCACCATTCTGGTCACCGGCACTCTGATCGTCATCGTTGTGCTGGTTAAAAAACATTACACCCACACCGCCGCGTTGCTGAAACGATTGGATAGTCTGGTGGAAGCGGTCAAACTTTCCGTTCCACATGTTGCAGGGACAGCGCGCAAATCCCGACGTCTGCGCAAAACGCCTTTCGTCCGTTCGCGCACTGCGGTCATCCTCACCAGCGGATTCAACGGATTGGGGTTGCACACGTTGTTCGGCGCCATCCAGATGTTCCGCGGCGAGATAAAAAATTTCGTCTTTCTGCAGATCGGTGTGGTGGATGCGGGCACGTTCAATAGTCCCGAGGAGATCGAACAGCTCAAAGACAAGGTGGATGAGGATCTGGAGAAATACTGCGATTTTATGCGCCATCAGGGTTACTATGCCGAGGCGGTCTCCGCCATCGCCATCGATGTGGTGGAAGAGGTGTCCAGGCTGGCGCCGGAGATACTGAAAAAATTTCCCCAGGCGATGTTCTTTGGCGGGCAACTGGTGTTTCCGAATGAGCCCATGTTCGGCCGCTGGCTGCATAATTATACCGTGTTCTCCATTCAGCGGCGGTTTTTTTAT
Encoded here:
- a CDS encoding APC family permease, with translation SMGAGTYTGIEAVSNGMPILRDPKVKTAKSTMRYMAFSLAFMVLGLMLGYTLFRVEHVPGKTLNAVLFTALSSGWNENLAYGFILITLTSEAILLFVASQTGFLGGPRVLSNMALDRWFPTRFATLSDRLVTQNGILLMGGASLILMFLSKGSVRLLVVLYSINVFITFLLSQVGLVRHWWQNRHAHEGWLMKLVISGIGMGLTGFILLSVATLKFTEGGWITILVTGTLIVIVVLVKKHYTHTAALLKRLDSLVEAVKLSVPHVAGTARKSRRLRKTPFVRSRTAVILTSGFNGLGLHTLFGAIQMFRGEIKNFVFLQIGVVDAGTFNSPEEIEQLKDKVDEDLEKYCDFMRHQGYYAEAVSAIAIDVVEEVSRLAPEILKKFPQAMFFGGQLVFPNEPMFGRWLHNYTVFSIQRRFFYQGIPLIMLPIRVSA